In the genome of Balneola sp., one region contains:
- a CDS encoding DUF502 domain-containing protein, translating into MKLILNYFLRGMLIVFPVGATIYLVSITINWVNATFNNLFFGWFEWNIPGLGILTGFVLISLVGFIFSRAFIKPIIQWFENILTRTPLVSIIYTSLKDLTEAFVGEKKKFTKPVKIQFGEMDLARFGFITQESLSNLGLEQEVAVYCPHSYNFSGNLYIVPKESITPIEADSTDFMRFIVSGGVTGFGK; encoded by the coding sequence ATGAAACTGATATTGAATTACTTTTTAAGAGGAATGCTTATTGTTTTCCCGGTTGGCGCTACCATATATCTGGTTAGCATCACTATAAACTGGGTAAATGCTACTTTTAATAATCTTTTCTTTGGCTGGTTTGAATGGAACATCCCAGGCCTTGGAATCTTAACTGGCTTCGTACTTATCTCGCTGGTAGGGTTTATTTTTTCCAGGGCTTTTATAAAACCAATCATACAATGGTTTGAGAATATCCTTACCCGTACCCCATTGGTAAGTATCATTTATACTTCTTTAAAGGATTTAACTGAAGCATTTGTAGGAGAGAAAAAGAAATTCACTAAACCTGTAAAAATCCAATTTGGAGAAATGGATCTTGCTCGTTTTGGTTTTATTACCCAGGAATCCCTTTCCAACCTTGGTCTTGAGCAAGAAGTAGCTGTCTACTGCCCTCATTCTTACAACTTTTCCGGTAACCTGTATATCGTACCAAAGGAAAGCATTACACCGATTGAAGCCGATTCAACCGACTTTATGCGATTTATTGTCTCAGGAGGCGTAACCGGGTTCGGTAAATGA
- a CDS encoding response regulator, whose product MIISLVIENMVKELGHEVVGKAISGEEAINLATENKPDIILMDIRLKGDMDGIEAVIAIKEKITTSVIYLTGNSDRVNYDRAKATEFADLITKPFTLADLTKSLALI is encoded by the coding sequence ATGATCATCTCGCTTGTGATAGAAAATATGGTAAAAGAGCTCGGCCATGAAGTAGTTGGAAAAGCTATTTCAGGTGAAGAAGCAATTAACTTGGCAACAGAGAATAAACCGGACATCATTTTGATGGATATTCGACTAAAAGGTGATATGGATGGGATTGAAGCAGTAATTGCGATCAAAGAAAAAATTACTACTTCGGTCATTTATCTTACTGGTAATTCCGATCGTGTAAATTATGATCGTGCTAAGGCTACAGAATTTGCAGATTTAATTACCAAACCGTTTACGCTTGCAGATCTTACAAAATCACTTGCCCTGATTTAG
- a CDS encoding FAD-binding oxidoreductase: MPLLLVYQRNKKISIIGRGVSGLSCALLLQSLGFDVTVYYKIPDSKKDPTEVSAFPSASVIPHSIVHPKVKSIFRDSLFSFKYLHGLNFPGLTTHRHFEIFGDETDIPDYVHIMPENKVLNPGDIIPIKSQYELKTGWEYRCFFADWPIYFPELYRLFLKQGGTFVEKEITKETISDLDSEIIINCSEFGSLWLFEDSFEPVIYRGHLLFIKDAPLLKDQKGNTISYNFSPGIEYYSTNNGTLQDVYVYPRKDGWILGGSRQKGSIDEKGKWVGEETSSPLAELDNKTFPQQIISINQELIRNSFGIDLNNYSNRELRVGYRFMGNRNEEMRLEVKTSQDRLIVHNYGHGGAGVTISWGCALHVASLTLKELGEPIPNTDQILNGLITY; the protein is encoded by the coding sequence ATTCCCTTACTCCTCGTGTACCAACGAAATAAAAAAATCTCGATAATAGGCCGTGGTGTTTCAGGGTTAAGTTGCGCGCTCCTGTTACAGAGTTTGGGGTTCGATGTTACAGTGTACTATAAGATTCCTGATTCAAAAAAAGACCCAACAGAAGTAAGTGCTTTCCCCTCTGCTTCTGTAATTCCACATTCAATTGTACACCCGAAAGTGAAGAGTATTTTCCGGGATAGCCTTTTTTCATTTAAGTACTTGCATGGACTTAACTTCCCTGGACTAACTACACATCGCCATTTTGAGATTTTCGGTGATGAAACCGATATACCTGATTATGTTCACATAATGCCGGAGAATAAGGTGCTAAATCCAGGTGATATCATTCCGATAAAGTCTCAATATGAGTTGAAAACAGGCTGGGAGTATCGGTGCTTCTTTGCAGATTGGCCAATTTACTTTCCTGAATTATATCGTTTATTTCTAAAACAAGGAGGTACATTTGTTGAGAAGGAGATTACCAAGGAAACCATATCAGATCTTGATTCGGAGATTATTATAAACTGTTCTGAATTTGGGAGTCTTTGGCTCTTTGAAGATTCATTTGAACCTGTGATATATAGAGGTCATTTGCTCTTTATTAAAGACGCACCCCTTCTAAAAGATCAAAAAGGAAATACCATATCATATAATTTTTCTCCGGGTATCGAATATTACAGTACCAATAATGGAACCCTGCAAGATGTATATGTTTACCCAAGAAAAGACGGGTGGATTTTAGGGGGAAGCCGACAAAAAGGGTCTATTGACGAGAAGGGAAAATGGGTTGGTGAAGAGACTTCTTCTCCTTTAGCCGAACTAGATAACAAAACCTTTCCTCAACAAATCATCTCAATCAACCAGGAGTTAATAAGGAATAGTTTTGGAATAGACCTGAATAATTATTCCAATAGAGAGCTTCGTGTTGGCTATCGATTTATGGGTAATAGAAATGAAGAAATGAGACTGGAAGTAAAAACCAGTCAAGATCGATTAATTGTTCATAATTATGGTCACGGAGGAGCAGGTGTAACGATAAGCTGGGGTTGTGCACTCCATGTGGCATCGTTAACTTTAAAGGAACTTGGTGAGCCTATCCCAAATACTGATCAAATCCTTAATGGACTGATTACTTACTGA
- a CDS encoding MerC domain-containing protein yields MEENKSTKPGFWDRVGIGISGVCAIHCLLVPFIISLIPLWPAFEELHGYTHLFFFLAIAPVVILSLRNRHESLSITFYLISGVLIIFLAWLFNETLGELGEAGVTLIGSILLIRGHWLNYRLKKGSSVQ; encoded by the coding sequence ATGGAAGAGAATAAATCAACAAAACCGGGTTTTTGGGATAGAGTAGGAATAGGCATTTCAGGAGTATGTGCTATTCATTGTTTGCTCGTTCCTTTTATCATTTCTTTGATTCCTTTGTGGCCCGCTTTTGAGGAGTTGCATGGATATACACATCTCTTTTTTTTCCTGGCAATAGCTCCAGTAGTTATACTTTCATTGCGAAATAGACATGAATCGTTATCAATTACATTTTATCTGATCTCAGGGGTGTTGATAATTTTTTTGGCCTGGCTCTTTAATGAAACATTAGGAGAACTAGGAGAAGCAGGAGTGACTCTCATAGGGAGCATTTTACTAATAAGGGGACATTGGTTGAATTATCGTCTCAAAAAAGGAAGTTCGGTTCAGTAA
- a CDS encoding M48 family peptidase: MNFFRSEKKYQKTWRGISVEITRKRIKNLYVRVNRRTGLVRVSAPIHISEKAIEGFLDSKFSWIKRHQLHSVNNVSANPFLTYENGEVHYFFGKQFQLKQIDRTPGSRKRVYISGNELVIEISEASSIEQRKRILEAWYRSELKERIPQLVQHYESKMNVKVNEYRVRKMRTRWGSCNIRDKRIWLSLELAKKRVECLEMVIVHEMTHLLERLHNKRFYKLMDIYMPEWKEFEVELNTLID; this comes from the coding sequence GTGAATTTTTTTAGATCAGAAAAAAAGTATCAAAAAACCTGGAGAGGGATTTCGGTCGAAATAACTCGGAAAAGGATTAAAAATCTATACGTCCGGGTAAATAGAAGAACAGGACTGGTTCGTGTTTCTGCTCCTATTCACATCTCTGAAAAAGCGATCGAAGGTTTTCTTGATTCTAAATTCTCATGGATTAAAAGACATCAGTTACACTCGGTTAATAATGTTTCTGCTAACCCTTTTTTAACTTACGAAAATGGGGAAGTACATTATTTTTTTGGGAAGCAATTTCAACTAAAACAAATTGATAGAACTCCCGGATCGAGAAAGAGAGTATATATATCAGGAAATGAGCTTGTGATCGAAATTTCTGAGGCCTCCTCGATCGAGCAAAGGAAAAGAATACTCGAGGCCTGGTATAGAAGTGAGTTGAAAGAGAGGATACCTCAACTGGTTCAACACTATGAATCAAAAATGAACGTAAAGGTGAATGAGTATCGAGTAAGGAAGATGAGAACCAGATGGGGCTCTTGTAATATTAGAGATAAAAGAATCTGGTTAAGCCTTGAGCTAGCAAAAAAGAGAGTTGAATGCCTTGAAATGGTTATTGTACACGAAATGACCCATTTATTAGAGCGACTCCATAACAAAAGATTTTATAAACTTATGGACATTTACATGCCAGAGTGGAAAGAATTTGAAGTCGAATTAAATACTCTCATAGACTAG
- a CDS encoding alpha/beta hydrolase, protein MKILKRVLIGVAILAVTGIVIFLNTMDFTVSQEQIDSAFSGLNYQPEFKELDNRGRNLHYITIGDTSKPSFLFVHGSPGTWDNFLGFLSDEKLLEKYHLIAVDRPGFGKSDYGKPERSLKKQSEDILAVLIEEQTTATLIGHSYGGPVIMRMAIDAPELVDGLISVAGSVDPELEKTKWYQIPVHYKVLSWILPGFLYSTNEEILALKKELEEMIPCWKNITQPVSVIQGGKDNLVPEGNAYFIENMLPHNNPNMVIIPEMNHFVPWTNPDLIRDEMEYITRKIGN, encoded by the coding sequence TTGAAGATTTTAAAACGAGTTCTAATTGGAGTAGCTATTCTGGCAGTAACTGGAATTGTCATATTCCTTAATACCATGGATTTTACAGTTTCCCAAGAACAAATTGATTCTGCTTTTTCCGGGTTAAACTATCAACCAGAATTTAAGGAGCTTGATAATCGTGGTAGAAATTTACACTACATCACTATCGGGGATACAAGTAAACCATCTTTTCTTTTTGTACATGGATCTCCAGGAACATGGGATAATTTTCTGGGATTCTTATCGGATGAAAAACTATTGGAGAAATACCACCTTATAGCAGTAGACCGACCTGGATTTGGAAAAAGCGATTATGGCAAACCTGAGCGATCTCTTAAAAAACAATCCGAAGATATCCTTGCTGTGTTGATCGAGGAACAAACGACAGCCACACTTATTGGTCATTCCTATGGAGGACCAGTAATTATGCGCATGGCTATTGATGCCCCAGAGTTGGTTGATGGATTAATCAGTGTGGCAGGATCGGTTGATCCAGAACTCGAAAAAACCAAGTGGTATCAAATTCCGGTACACTATAAAGTTTTGTCATGGATACTTCCTGGATTTTTATACTCAACTAATGAAGAGATCTTAGCCTTAAAAAAAGAGCTTGAAGAAATGATTCCATGTTGGAAAAATATTACTCAGCCTGTCTCAGTAATTCAGGGGGGTAAAGACAATTTAGTCCCCGAGGGTAATGCATATTTCATTGAGAATATGCTCCCACACAATAATCCCAACATGGTCATTATCCCAGAAATGAATCACTTTGTCCCATGGACTAATCCTGATTTAATTAGGGATGAAATGGAATACATAACCAGGAAAATCGGAAACTAG
- the bglX gene encoding beta-glucosidase BglX: MAVKANPEKTEEHIDIASAVNDLLSKMTLEEKIGQMNQYSSTWDITGPMPEGVDEQERYQKITEGKVGSMLNVVGVDATRKAQRLAIEHSRLGIPLIFGYDVIHGYKTMFPIPLAESCSWDLELIEKSARIAATESAASGVHWTFAPMMDIGRDARWGRVIEGGGEDTHLGTKIAVARVKGFQGNDLSRKDTIAATAKHFAGYGFIVGGRDYNTTELNTNTLYNHVLPPFKASVEAGVATVMNSFNDIDGIPVTGNTHLQRRILKEDWGFEGFIITDWNTIGEMKKHQYAKDLREASKRAILAGADMDMESQGFEFFLKEIVESGEVDESFVDEAVRRILTLKFKLGLFDDPYKYCDEHLEKTKVFCKEHRDASKEAALKSIVLLKNEKNQLPLSKEAKSIAVIGSLADDKDTPIGTWRAQAIPFSAVSLLEGIQNKVSDDVEVRFSKGYTLSTGIPEFTQTLDLSNADDRSGFDDAIELAAASDMVILALGEECFQSGEGRSQTEIGLKGSQLDLLKEINKVNKNVIVVLINGRPIAEPWLYENMSTILECWQLGSESGNAIADVLFGDFNPSGKLAISIPRNVGQVPIYYNRNNTGRPINDDIDPLYVFWSHYIDSEKTPQYSFGHGLSYTTFEYSNLELSSQTMKMDERIFVSVEVKNIGNMKGTETVQFYINDLYSSTIRPIKELKGFTKIELEPGKSNRVVFEITWETLAFYGPDRTLAAEPGEFEIMIGGNSEELLTQKIELI, from the coding sequence ATGGCAGTAAAAGCTAATCCTGAAAAAACTGAAGAACACATAGATATTGCTTCGGCTGTTAATGATCTCCTATCTAAGATGACCTTAGAAGAGAAAATTGGCCAAATGAACCAATATTCAAGTACCTGGGACATTACTGGTCCTATGCCAGAGGGAGTAGACGAACAGGAGCGCTACCAAAAAATTACCGAGGGTAAAGTAGGTTCAATGCTCAATGTTGTTGGTGTTGATGCTACACGAAAAGCTCAAAGACTGGCTATAGAACACTCCAGATTAGGTATCCCTTTGATTTTTGGGTATGATGTGATCCATGGGTACAAAACGATGTTCCCTATTCCACTGGCAGAATCTTGTAGTTGGGATCTAGAATTGATTGAAAAATCTGCCCGAATCGCTGCTACAGAATCTGCAGCCTCAGGAGTGCACTGGACTTTTGCTCCCATGATGGATATAGGCAGGGATGCCCGCTGGGGAAGAGTCATAGAAGGAGGCGGTGAGGATACACACCTAGGGACAAAAATTGCAGTTGCCCGAGTAAAAGGATTTCAGGGAAATGATCTTTCAAGAAAGGATACGATAGCTGCTACCGCCAAACATTTTGCTGGGTACGGATTTATAGTTGGTGGCAGAGATTATAATACCACTGAATTAAACACCAATACTCTTTATAACCACGTATTACCTCCTTTTAAAGCTTCAGTAGAGGCCGGAGTAGCTACCGTAATGAATTCTTTTAATGATATTGATGGGATTCCTGTGACAGGTAATACCCATCTACAGCGAAGAATTTTGAAGGAAGACTGGGGTTTTGAAGGTTTCATCATTACCGATTGGAATACCATTGGGGAAATGAAAAAACATCAGTACGCAAAAGATCTGCGGGAAGCCTCTAAAAGAGCGATCCTGGCTGGTGCTGATATGGACATGGAATCTCAGGGCTTTGAGTTTTTCCTTAAAGAAATTGTTGAATCGGGCGAAGTAGATGAGTCCTTTGTTGATGAAGCTGTGCGAAGAATACTCACTTTAAAGTTCAAACTAGGTTTGTTTGATGATCCATATAAGTATTGCGATGAGCACCTGGAAAAAACTAAAGTATTCTGTAAAGAGCACCGGGACGCGTCAAAAGAAGCTGCTTTAAAATCTATTGTTCTACTTAAGAATGAAAAGAATCAACTCCCTCTTTCGAAAGAAGCTAAATCGATTGCAGTAATAGGATCACTTGCTGATGATAAGGATACTCCAATAGGTACCTGGAGAGCTCAAGCGATTCCATTTAGCGCTGTATCCTTACTAGAAGGAATTCAAAATAAAGTTTCTGATGATGTAGAAGTCCGTTTTTCTAAGGGGTATACCCTTTCAACTGGGATTCCTGAATTCACTCAAACCCTCGATTTATCTAATGCTGATGACAGGTCTGGCTTTGATGATGCCATTGAACTTGCTGCTGCTTCTGATATGGTAATCTTGGCCCTTGGAGAAGAATGTTTTCAATCTGGTGAAGGTAGAAGCCAAACTGAAATCGGTTTAAAAGGTTCACAGCTTGATTTATTGAAAGAGATCAACAAAGTGAACAAGAATGTGATTGTAGTTCTGATTAACGGCCGACCGATTGCTGAACCCTGGTTATATGAGAACATGTCAACAATCCTTGAATGTTGGCAACTAGGTTCGGAATCAGGAAATGCAATAGCCGATGTATTATTTGGAGACTTCAACCCTTCAGGTAAACTCGCGATCTCGATTCCAAGAAATGTTGGGCAAGTACCTATTTATTATAACAGAAATAATACGGGGCGACCAATAAATGACGACATCGATCCTTTATATGTGTTTTGGTCACACTATATCGACTCCGAAAAAACACCTCAGTATTCTTTTGGGCATGGTTTGAGCTATACCACTTTTGAGTATTCGAATTTGGAACTTAGTTCTCAGACAATGAAGATGGATGAACGTATTTTTGTTTCTGTGGAAGTGAAGAATATTGGTAATATGAAAGGAACCGAAACAGTTCAGTTCTATATCAATGACCTTTATTCTTCCACTATTCGACCTATCAAAGAGCTTAAAGGTTTTACTAAAATTGAACTCGAACCCGGAAAATCAAACCGGGTAGTATTTGAAATCACCTGGGAAACACTAGCTTTTTATGGTCCGGATCGTACACTTGCTGCTGAGCCTGGTGAATTCGAAATCATGATAGGAGGTAACTCGGAAGAGTTATTGACTCAAAAAATCGAATTGATATAA
- a CDS encoding Bax inhibitor-1/YccA family protein — protein sequence MYTQQLTAEQVRSIQVTFMNKVYAWMCLALALTGFIALRTVSSDALMSFIINTPFVLIGLIIVELGIVFGMVAIINKISSNMAIGLFLLYSALNGLTLSVILLAYTQASVASTFFITAGTFGVMSIYGFFTKSDLSSWGNILVMGLIGVIIASVVNFFLQSTGLYWIITYIGVLVFVGLTAYDTQKLKRMSLEVDIESEAGRKGAIMGALTLYLDFINLFILLLRIFGDRR from the coding sequence ATGTATACACAACAACTTACAGCTGAACAAGTCAGGAGCATTCAGGTTACTTTTATGAATAAAGTATACGCCTGGATGTGTTTGGCACTCGCTTTAACTGGATTTATTGCACTTAGAACCGTCTCATCAGATGCATTGATGAGCTTCATCATTAATACTCCTTTCGTACTTATTGGACTGATTATTGTAGAATTAGGCATTGTATTCGGGATGGTAGCCATTATTAATAAGATATCTTCAAATATGGCTATTGGATTATTCTTGTTGTATTCCGCCTTGAATGGGCTCACGCTATCTGTCATACTTTTGGCCTATACTCAGGCTTCTGTTGCTTCTACATTCTTTATTACGGCAGGTACATTTGGTGTGATGAGCATCTATGGATTCTTTACAAAATCAGATCTTTCTTCTTGGGGTAATATCCTAGTTATGGGGCTAATCGGAGTTATCATTGCAAGTGTGGTCAATTTCTTCTTACAAAGTACAGGGCTCTATTGGATCATTACTTACATCGGAGTGTTAGTATTTGTAGGTCTAACTGCCTACGACACTCAGAAACTTAAACGAATGAGTCTTGAAGTGGACATAGAAAGTGAAGCTGGAAGGAAAGGGGCCATTATGGGCGCACTTACTCTTTATCTCGACTTTATTAACCTGTTCATCTTACTCCTCAGAATATTTGGGGATAGAAGATAA